The Arvicola amphibius chromosome 11, mArvAmp1.2, whole genome shotgun sequence genomic interval CTCATGGCACTTCTAACTGCATTCCAAACAGTTATCCCTAAACCCACAGATAACTACAGTTCTCAGGCACCTGCAGAAAAGCTATGTGCTTGTTTTCTTCTCCAACAGACAGAGACGACTACATAGATCCACAGCTGGTCAAACTGCAGAGTGAGTGTGGCATGTCTGCAATGAACACCTGGGAAGGAATACAGGAGCTGCAGGACTGGGACGCCTGTGGCTAAATAGCGCTCCCTAGATGTCACAGGGGAAGGGCACCTACGAACTCTAAACAGTATGGTATTTAAATAAGTCCAACATAATTAACACCAACAGCTGACGTCAAGTGTGGCTAAGGCAAATCCACAAGGatccacccctagatgaagagctacaggttCACTGGCCTCTTAGACAGCTTTCATCCAGGGACATACTCCCACATAAACTgcccaatcccaagtggtcaggaCTGGGCACGAGCACACACAGGCAAGGCCAGACTCAGTAGGTTGTATGCACGCATGTACATATGTAAAAGGCTGTGACTTTGAAAGAAGAGAGGACATAACAGGAGTtatgggaaggacagaaacaatATAGAGGACTCACATACAAatttctcaaatttttttttaatttaaaaatattattacctGGAAATTGtgttgaataattttttaaatgttgctaTGGATAGCATAGGGGCCCACAAATCAACTTGTGGAGCAAATTagcattttatacatgtaaaatataaataaaaataactaaaatatcaTTTCTTAAACTATATCATCGCCATGATCGAAATAAGGGGAAAATACCTTTACCTCATTTCTTCCCACTTGGGTTTCTGAAATAGTGGGTTAGTGGTGACATGCAGCTTCCTGGAACGTTAACAAGCTACGACCTGAAAAGTATTGGCCCTCAATGGCAGAAGAAGCTTCATGCAACTGAAATGAAACCTCTGCATTAAAGACTTAGTATCTCGAGCTTGAGCtctagaggagagagaggagaacacaGGTGCTGATGGGGGAAGCTAAGAGGGGGAGATGAGGTGGGGATAtaaacagaacagagaaaggggaggaggggagggtgatACATAACACTGAGGATGTTTCCTTAAAGCCACAGGCaaacattattttatgtctaattcaaaataaatatatacgccgggtggtggtgcatccctttaatctcagcactcaggagacagagacagggggatctctgtgagtttgaggctagcctggattacagagtgagttcccagacaggcttcaaagctacagagaaaccctgtcttcaaaaccaaaataaaaaataaaaaccccacaTATGCTATACATaaatgtgcatgtacatatacataaatactcaTACAGCTTGAATGAAGCTATGGCACTTGGAGTGATAATGCCTCCCACAAGAGACACAGACTATTGAAGAATAACTGTAGAGCCAAGCAAGGGGAACCTCCCATCTAGTCGTTTGTTAAAGTGAAAGAAATGCCCCCAAACAATACAGGTTATTGCTTTTGCCCCTGGCTGTCTTCCAGAACCTCAACATCAGACCcaactgctgaagacaccacacacttgagGAATAGTAATTGAAGGAACTCAGCTGGGACTGACCCGGAAGTCTCCCGGTCTCTCAAGTACCCTAAGATGctgtgcaagctgccaagggataAAAGCAATAAATGGTCCTCCTCGGCTGTGATACCTACCAACCACAGCTTGGCCAGCAGGGGAAGATATCCCCAAGGGTGAAATAGCGGCACTTACAACTGAAAGATGTTTAAATAAAGCTTTCTAACAGGATTTAAGGCTAACTCAATAGGAGGAAATTATGCCTGGTATTATAAACCTAGCCAAGGTGCCTAGGTGATGAGGTCGTGGACTCTAGAGGAGAACCTACGGCTGCTACTTTTCATCAACTGGCGTGATTCCTAACCGCAGACTGTGGGGTGTGTagccccagtggatacatctacagtACAACCCCTAccctaaggctcagggaccatctcAGAGGAGGAGCTGGAAAGAACAGAAGCACCAGAGGACCAGGACATCTGCTGGGAGACAGTGTCTTCAGTATATGACAAGGAAGTTGTACTCACAATGACACCACCAGGTGATACGCCAATGTGGATGGAGAAAATGTCACAAGGTCGCATCTCCAGATGCAGAAATACCGGCCATTAGTGACGGCTCATGAGGAAGAATCAGTGTTCTCAAGGGATGAGCCTCCTGGTTACCTATCTAACCCGAAGCAATCAGCCCTAAATATATACACCAAATGgattcatcatatatatatatatatatatatatatatatatatatatatatatatatacatacatacatgtgtataaaataattatgaaaagaagtcatgaatttgagatgaATGTGGGACACAGAGTGAGtgaaagcagggagagagagcgGTGGAAATGATAAAGTTCCTATGTACAAaatactcaaaatttaaaaattactaaggCCAATAGAGGAAAACGTCTTCTCCAGCAACTCAGACAGTCAGAACTTATTCTCAAAGTGAGAATGCAGATGGACTGCTAAGCCCAAACTCAGAGTGCGGGGGCAAGAGGATGTGGAGCGTCAAGCCAGCCTGCCTAtgaagagagaccatgtctcaaagcaaaaccaaaaatgaaaaaataaaatttggtttCACTATAACAAAATTGGTTCCttccaggcaatggtgacacatatctgtaatcttagcaGTAGAGAGACTCAAACAGGAGGATTCCTGTGAGCCTGAGGCCACTCTGGGTTTATGTGGCAAAATCCTAtctcataaacacaaaataaaacagattagTTAGCACTGCTCCAGGGAGGAGGTGCAGGGACAAAGAACCAAAGCACGTTAGCTTGCTCACTTTTGGCAACCCAAACATAAGCACTAGTCTTAGATTTTTAACAACAGTTAGTTGCTTGTACTTTTTGGTCATCTAAACCTAAACTAAAGCAAGGAAGTGAACAGATAAAACACCtacccaaaataaagaaaaatttccccAGGAAATCTTTAtccctgctttccttcctatCTCACTAAAACCACTCCCTACCCAATTTGCAGCCAATTCCACCTGTAAATTCCCTTCACCTCACACTTAGGCCCAGGGAATAAAAGCTCTGATTGACTACCTCAACTCTCTTTCCTGCAAATGTCTCTCCTACAGAGGCCACAGCTTGGCACTTACAGATTAACTATGCACCAGTACTTTTCTCAcaatagataatagacagacagtAGGTAGGTAGGTCTCTCACagcaaaatttatatttatatttatttatttatatttatctatttatatttatttaaatttatatttatcacaATAAATGTATTTATCAAAATATGTTTGGGGCTAGAAACTCATGTTCATTTTCATAAAAGCTAGCCTTGCTGTAACTTGCTCTAATAACTCAAGGCCTTGGCTAAACGGGTTGGGGGTctactcttatgaaagaaaaataaagccaatCACTAATGAGGCGAAACTTCTCATTCAGACCAGCAAGTTGTTGGGCAGGCTACAACCTCGGAGTTAGGCTCTGTTCAGACACTAGTTAATGTCATTGTAGGGGAATAGTTAACTTTGCAACATAAGGTATAATTTCTAAATGCATGTCTCATTTCTTTAAGCTGTTGGGGTGAAGCTGAAAAATACTTTCTGATTGTTTTAGTCTCGTAACTTGGAAAAGAGATGAGATACATCCTTTGGCTTTTTTTAAATGCACTATTAAaatgatgtgtgtatatgagtgtggatatgtgtgtcgtggtggtatgtgcctgtcAGAGGACAAGTTATGGACtgggtctctccttctacctttacacAGGTTCCCAGGACTGACCTGGGCAGTCAGACTTGGTTGGCAAGCACTGTAACCTGCTGAGCTGGTTTACATGTACTATATTCATATGCACAATTACTCAGAAGTCATATGCACAATTACATCTATGTGGTTTATATAAGCATAGAAAAAGTTAAttacataaaccaaagaaaagggAGAATGGCAACTATCTCTTTGTTGTTCCAatgacattcttttattttttctttcaagacttTTCTAAAATggagttggcaagatggctcaaggtatacaaaggtgcttgccaccaggtCAGACAACCTGAGTACAATCCTGCTTggtggaaagaaaaaacagatttattaatGTTGTCATGTATCTCCACAAACATGCTGTATGACACACGGGTAAGTGCACACACGggtaagtgcacacacacacacacacacacacacacatcatcatcatcatcatcatcatcatcatcataagtGTAGAAAAGTATGTTTCTGgcatcaacaacaataacaaagtaaGCCACAACCCATCAGATTCTATCTTGAGTTAATTTCTTAAGATGAAATCCACTTGATAGCCTAGACTGGTCCTAGATTCACTACAGAGCCCAGCCTGCCTCTGGCTGCCTCAAGTTCATGGCTTTCACcttccctctacctcccaaatgctgggactacagatgtcTACTGGCCACTGTAttgggaatttttaaattaacagaTATCTTAGCAAGAATATAAGCTGCAACAATATTATTTAATTGTACCTTTGAAATGCCCGTGTCTATGGCTATACTAAACCAGTATCTGTTACATGTCTTACTGTCTTATGTCATAAACTTAGCATCATTTTCAAGGCTTTAACACtggtattttttaaactattatgaAACGGAAAAGTCTGGGGTACTTctagtaataaaagaaaaagcaggcaAGGTATTTATgatggataaataaaaatatcttctctAAAACAGTAACTGACAATTAAGTTActtaagatagaaaaaaaaagttttctaaaaaaaaaaaaaaaaaacttcctcagGAGACTTTCAAATAGCTTAAACCATTTGCAAACCGCAGTTTCATCTGCGTCAATCTGTAACAttttaaaaccacacaaaaaggaaaggaaatttttaGTTCAGCAGACAACCCTGCAAAATGGGACTGCTATCACTCTGGCTAACTAAACAGCTCACGCTTCTCTGAAGACCCAGACCCAGGCCTGGCTCAGAGGACACCACCAGGTAGGTCCTTTTCAATGGCTACCTAGTTCATGGTTTGGTTTCCCATGGGGACCAAAGTCATGATTTTCAGTGTTGGACTCCTATCagcattttctgttcttgttggGCCTCATctgtctttaaattaaaaaaaaaaaaaaactattcaaatTAGACCGATTATCCAGGCGAGGACAGCTTGAGCTAGTCACTTTTCTAACTAGATCTATACGGAAAGCCATGGTGTTTCTTCCCAGACATTCCTCTACCAGTCCTACGTTAGCAAATTTCAAAGCATGTCTACCATGGCTCCCATGGAAAATCTACTatgttttattctggtttgttttctcaTCAAAGTAATGAGCCATCTATGAGAAGGAGCCAAGGAGACGTTTAATTTCCATTCTGGATTTTGCTAGAACATAGCTGAGTATGCCCACTTTGCACGGATAACCACTGCCACAGAGTTTATCAAGCTCTTGGATCTGAGATTTGTGATAGAGAGCATGGGACGTTGTTATGGTACAGTTCTGCCTACTGATCAACATATGCTACGTTCTGAGAAACTGGTGTTTCATGGCAATCCAGACACAGTTAAGAAGCAAATGCCAGGCACTCAAGAAGCTTCAGCATGAGTTACATTGTAACTATTTGAAGTAAGTTACCCCACTCTGGAATAGATGGTCAGTTATAAATACAGAGAATACCAAACAAGACAAATTATTATAATTCTTCTCGTTACCGTATGTCTTACTGATAAAATGAGAGCTTGCCATATAGTTATTCAAGCCATAGGGCACTTACAGAAACAAGTTACTATTTTCTATCACTATGCAACATCAGAAATGCCTATAAGGAAGTCAGAGAAGCCTAGTGTGAATTCAGACATGAAGAGTCTCCCACAGGTCTATAGGCAGGACtcacaaagaggaagaaggagagaggctCAGAGTCCAGAGAATGATCAGAAAGTACAGATCTTCATCTTGCTTCAATAAGCTGTGGAAATCTTCGGCACTTTGCAGTCTCCTCAATTGATTTGAGGACAGAAAAGAATCCACCCATCGTTGAAGTGCCACAATTCTAAAGTTCCACCACATGCTTAGGTATAGAGATGGGTAGGACTTATTCACAGGCAGTGCAGACTCAAACAATCTAAACTGAGACACGGGAATAGGGGAGGGATAGATCAGTGGAAAATCGCATGCTATGTATGCTGGAGccttgagttcaaacccagcactgaaaacaaagacagacaccagggATATTAAGGGAATATTCAGTCATGGAAACTTTGACAGTGTACAGAAATTTCATAAAAGAcctaaagtatattttaaatgtatgtttgtttgtatgtgtgtgttttaaatgtgtgtatacatgcatatgtgtgtaaacGCACACGCAGTAAGATTACACTGCAAAACACATGAAATGTCTATACTCCTCTTATTCCTGGAGTGCTTGGGAGGAAAGTTAAAACTAAGAAGTTTACTGCAGATGTTTTACATGAAAACATCTAAGAATATTCCTGCCACATAACCCTCAGGTAAGTATTGGTTTTTGGAGCACAAATCATTAACATTAGAACCATCATTGACATTACTATGGCTTCTAAAATATGACTGAGATAGACTCTTGGCTCTGTAGTTTCCCAGCTCTCCAAGCAATGGATTTTAGCTTGGTATACCTCAGATTATAGCAACCACAAAACTCAGAAAATGTACTATCAAAAAATGGGTagtcatcaaaaataaaaagtaaatgcttTAACATTTTCATTGAGGTTGGTTGGTACAGAATGACAGTACCAGTGAACCCCAAAAGCCcctgtggggaaaagggagagcGTGTAACCTTTAAGTAACACTTCAGACAGTTAGATAGACTTCTCCCTTATCAACTTAACTTGCAATCATTGCATCATTCCAAGATAAACACGGCAGGGCCATTAGATGGCTCCGGAGTGAAGGTGCAAATTGGGTGCATGAGTGGACCTAAGTTCCATCGCAGAATTCCCGAgaaggtgaaaggagaaaaccgACCCCAGAGAGTTGTCTGTTCACGGACCTCCACATGCACGCGAAGgagaaacataataataataacaaataaattttaaaggcaCACATCATATCATTAACTATTTTGAGATGTGAAAGTTGGATAGTCGTTAGAAGTTGTTTGATTTAAAGAGGGTTTTATGGCTGCTGAGTCAGTCACTATTGTCAGTCACTGAACGCTCAGTATCCTGCAATGTTACACGTGACTTTGCTCGCGATAAAACTCTGGAGACTGAGAAGCCCAGGTTTTACACTGTCTGATTTCTGGGACGTTCAGAAAATTCCACATAGATTTGCTTTATGAAAGTGATATTTTGGGCTTCACTTAAAAAGGAATATCAGTTAATATGAAAATGGATTGCCCATATCAGGAGGCATCACACCATGTACCACGTGTGTTCCTAAACGTGGAGTGAGACTAGACCACACCAGAGGGAGCTCAGTCTAACTTGAGCCCACAAGTCAAGCCAGTATTCTCTACTTGGAAGGAGCATGACaaaattttattgtcattatCAGGCTCAATTGTGGTGGTTCTCTACTGTGAAAGTTAGAAGGGCTTTTGCTCTGTTTTGCTTTAgactgagacaaggtctcgtgtataccaggctagccttgccATTTAGCCAAGAAAGAGCTTAAACTAGCAttcctcctgagtgatgggattataaaTGAGTACCAACATACAAGTTTTAATACAGATACAATTGACCCATTCTTGAAAAATGCTGTAACCAATAAATATAGACCCATGTTCTAGAAGCTTTAAGATTTAAAGCTTTAAGCTTTAAGATTCACTTTCACAGACATactaaaaacactttttttttagtaCCTGCCAAACTCCAACAATACAACTTTTTCTGTTagaattttaaaaggtaaaaagaaacagaagaaagtaatTTCATTAACATAGCAAGCATAATATAACAAAAAATATCCGGTGGGTACTCAGACGTAAAAATGACAACTAATTCAATCTGGAAGATGTTCAACATTTACAGTGTTCACCAGGCACACACGGCTGGAGGCCACAATGCTGGATTTACAGGTCTATGGCATTATGAAACTGGAGCACGAGAGAGAGATAGTAGGCATCAATTCAGAACCAGAGCCTAACCCTTCATCTCCTCCCACTGAAAATAAGAGacgaaattttatttctaaaaatctatTAAGAGGATTCAAACCACAGGACCTGCTTTCAAAGAAACAACATAAAAACCTTTCAGCCATTTGCTGTCATCTCTTTCCTCCAACCAGCATAATTCTGGCGCCATAAGCTACAAAACCTagaataagaaagcagaaagctaCAGTGAACTCTTTTTCAGACAAAACCACAGCaccttcctctctccacttcccagaACCTCTGGTCACTTACCTCCTCTGCAAAGAAATGTCACCCTCAACTGGTCACAGACAGCATGCAACACAAACCCACAAGGTCAAAAACATCCCTTCCTAAGAGCAATTTTACTTGTGATTTCCTGAAAGTCATAGAAACCAGACAATGGAAAATTCGGAATGATCTAAGCTGTTCCCACTAGCCCAGTGAAACTCTTCTTAAGAACTAGGAAGACCATGACATTCTGAGTACAAATGTTTTTTAAGGAAAGTATTTCCTAATTTTGGTTACTAACATCTCCCTCCTACTCTTTTTAACAGAGTCGtggattgttatttttaaatactgagcTCAAGCTTCTCCCTGAAGATGACAAATAGTTCACTGTTCTGTCCGGTTTACAGCGATCTGGAAccatttacctattttttttacttagttttcCTCATTGGAATCATTGGAAGTTGTTTTGCAACATGGGCTTTTatacagaaaaccacaaatcACAGGTGTGTGAGCATATACTTAATCAACCTGCTTACAGCTGATTTCCTGCTCACTCTGGCACTGCCAGTAAAAATTGTTGTTGACTTGGGCGTGGCACCCTGGAAGCTAAAGATATTCCACTGCCAAGTAACAGCCTGCCTCATCTACATCAATATGTACCTCTCTATTATCTTCTTAGCCTTTGTCAGCATTGACCGCTGTCTTCAGTTAACACACAGCTGCAAAATATACCGAATACAAGAACCTGGATTTGCAAAGATGATATCGACTGTCGTGTGGCTCATGGTCCTTCTCATAATGGTGCCGAACATGTTGATTCCCATCAAGGACATCAAAGAAAAGTCAAACGTAGGTTGCATGGAGTTCAAAAAGGAGTTTGGAAGAAACTGGCATCTGCTGACAAATTTCATATGTGTGGCAATATTCTTAAATTTCTCAGCCATCATTTTGATATCCAACTTCCTTGTCATTCGGCAGCTCTACAGAAACAGAGACAATGCAGACTGCGCAAACGTGAAGACGGCTCTGGCCAACATTCTCTTGGTGACGGTCAGTTACATCATCTGCTTTGTTCCCTACCACGCCGTCAGGATCCCATACACCCTCAGCCAGACAGAGGTCATATCTGACTGCTCAACTAGGATCACCCTCTTCAAAGCCAAAGAGGCCACACTGCTCCTGGCTGTGTCCAATTTGTGTTTCGATCCAGTCCTGTACTATCATCTCTCAAATGCATTTCGACTGAAGGTCACTGAGACTTTTGCCTTGCCTAAAAAGGCTAAGGCtcagaaagaaaactcaagatGTGAAAGTGATGTGTAAAACACGGGGTTTCGCACACCAGCCCTGCTTTCTGACTGAACCACAAAGCTGGTCATAgttttcaaagataaaagaagatagttaataataaaagctgctgATGGCTAGCAAACATGGACTGGttcctgtgggaagtccttttctCAATACAAGCCTGCCCTGTACTCACACAGTTCCTGGTATTCTTTAGCCCAAATATCTGTGCAGGAAAGTTACCAGAGGATGTTGAACCAAGGTCAACATGGATGACCAAAGTTAGGAGAGCCATGGCAGAGACTCTGAGACTCATTGCGATGGCTGTAACTGACTTCTTGATGAAAACATATCAAATAATCTGCATCTAAGCTGCCAGGAAACTCGTCAGCAACACAACCTTAAAGGTCTTCTGCAAcctaaaaaataaagacatcaaaatacccgCATCGTCTTCATTTTTATCCTACCACTTTGAAAGTCAGAAAACATGCTATTCAGTAGTCCTACTTTTAACATCTGATTTTTTGCAGTGGTAACAACTTTTAGCCATAAAAATTTTACAGTGACAGAACTGGGATCACAGTGGTTAATTCCACACCCTGGAGGCTGAGGTCAAAGGATTGTTATGAGTTTGGGACTAGCATGGGCTAGTGAatgcaggccaacctggtctataaaatgagaccctatgcctaattaattttaaaagggggTTGCAAATACATGGGGTATGTTTTTTAAGAACACGAGGGAGCTGTTAAATTATGTTAATTGTTGAAACTGTTTTGGAAGTGAAAATCCACATCAAAGGTATTAGAAAAATAAGACTAGCCAAAGAATCTTAAAGTAGAAACAAGGACTCATCACTAGGCCATGCTAGGGACATAGCCTAGATTAGGTCATGGTACCTGTTAAATCTAGACAATCAGAAAGAATGTGCAGTACAAAGTACAAGTCACTTCAGCTGTGAGCATGTCTTCTCCATCGCTAATACATACTCAGGTGAGGCATGGCATTGAATACACTTACTAGGAAAATCAGAAAAGTACTGATCAGCATGAATGAGATTTGAGTTTGTGTTTTGGTttagttctttttctcttctttggggggagagagggggggagggagggagggagagagggagggagaaagggggagagggagagagagatagagagagagagagagagagagagagagagagagagagagagagagagagagaggagttggaggtagggggtggggaggacaccATGATCTCCTACAGCTTGCTGTATGTAGTAGCattgagctcactatgtagccacaAAAaatcttaaactcctgatctttctcCGTCTACCTCCCAAATTCCAGGATTATAGACATATGCTACCAAAAGCATCtcttctgtgtgtatttgtaacaTTACAAAAAACCCACATAAGATAGTTAATaatgggctagagagacagctcagcagctaaaagcatttgttagtcttgcagaggacccaggttcagtccccagaaccccaTACCAGGAGGTTCACAATTGCTTGTAACTCCACCTGCagatccaaaaccctcttctCGCCTCCTCTggtaccaggccagcctggtctacacagctagttctaggatagcagccaaggctacataaagaaaccctgtctcaaaaaaaaaaaaaaaaaaaaaaaaagaaagaaagaaagaaagagaaagggaaaaagagacaaaaaaaaaagaagtaatacaTTGCAATAGCTATGGTGATGAGTGTCAGTGACTCTGgaccagatgtggtagcacatgcctgaaaTACCACACGTGGGAGCTGAGGCATCCGAGAAACAAGTATTACAACAGATTTTATAGCCgtgtgtacacacgcatgcacgcacgcacacacacacacacacacacgagagggttggtgagg includes:
- the Gpr171 gene encoding probable G-protein coupled receptor 171 isoform X1, which codes for MTNSSLFCPVYSDLEPFTYFFYLVFLIGIIGSCFATWAFIQKTTNHRCVSIYLINLLTADFLLTLALPVKIVVDLGVAPWKLKIFHCQVTACLIYINMYLSIIFLAFVSIDRCLQLTHSCKIYRIQEPGFAKMISTVVWLMVLLIMVPNMLIPIKDIKEKSNVGCMEFKKEFGRNWHLLTNFICVAIFLNFSAIILISNFLVIRQLYRNRDNADCANVKTALANILLVTVSYIICFVPYHAVRIPYTLSQTEVISDCSTRITLFKAKEATLLLAVSNLCFDPVLYYHLSNAFRLKVTETFALPKKAKAQKENSRCESDV
- the Gpr171 gene encoding probable G-protein coupled receptor 171 isoform X2 — its product is MTNSSLFCPVYSDLEPFTYFFYLVFLIGIIGSCFATWAFIQKTTNHRCVSIYLINLLTADFLLTLALPVKIVVDLGVAPWKLKIFHCQVTACLIYINMYLSIIFLAFVSIDRCLQLTHSCKIYRIQEPGFAKMISTVVWLMVLLIMVPNMLIPIKDIKEKSNLYRNRDNADCANVKTALANILLVTVSYIICFVPYHAVRIPYTLSQTEVISDCSTRITLFKAKEATLLLAVSNLCFDPVLYYHLSNAFRLKVTETFALPKKAKAQKENSRCESDV